A stretch of the Neofelis nebulosa isolate mNeoNeb1 chromosome 1, mNeoNeb1.pri, whole genome shotgun sequence genome encodes the following:
- the SLC22A4 gene encoding solute carrier family 22 member 4 isoform X2, translating into MRDYDEVTAFLGEWGPFQRLIFFLLSASIIPNGFNGMSVVFLAATPEHRCRVPDTANLSSAWRNHSIPLRLQDGREVPHSCRRYRLAAIANFSALGLEPGRDVDLEQLEQESCLDGWEFSQDIYLSTIVTEWSLVCEDDWKTPLTSSLFFLGVLFGSFVSGQLSDRFGRKSILFATMAVQTGFSFLQIFSINWEMFTVLFVIVGMGQISNYVVAFILGTEILGKSVRIIFSTLGVCTFFAVGYMLLPLFAYFIRDWRMLLLALTVPGVLCIPLWWFIPESPRWLISQRRFIEAENIIQKAAKMNNKAAPVVIFDPMELQELKLPSQQKILILSLFRTRNIATITIMSLMLWMLTSVGYFALSLNAPNLHGDAYLNCFLSALIEVPAYITAWLLLQTLPRRYIIAGVLFLGGGVLLLIQLVPEGAYNRVLPYILMGSLTVLIGIITLFLPESFGVTLPETLEQMQKVKGFRLRKNTRDSTEKEENPKVLITSF; encoded by the exons ATGCGGGACTACGACGAGGTGACGGCCTTCCTGGGCGAGTGGGGGCCCTTCCAGCGCCTCATCTTCTTCCTGCTCAGCGCCAGCATCATCCCCAACGGCTTCAATGGAATGTCAGTCGTGTTCCTGGCCGCCACCCCGGAGCACCGCTGCCGGGTGCCCGACACCGCGAACCTGAGCAGCGCGTGGCGCAACCACAGTATCCCGCTGCGGCTGCAGGACGGTCGTGAGGTGCCTCACAGCTGCCGGCGCTACCGGCTGGCGGCGATCGCCAACTTCTCGGCACTGGGGCTGGAGCCGGGGCGCGATGTGGATCTGGAGCAACTGGAGCAGGAGAGCTGCCTGGATGGCTGGGAGTTCAGCCAGGACATCTACCTGTCCACCATCGTGACTGAG TGGAGTCTAGTGTGTGAAGATGACTGGAAGAcgcccctcacctcctccctgttCTTCCTGGGTGTGCTCTTTGGCTCCTTCGTGTCCGGGCAGCTATCAGACAG GTTTGGCAGGAAGAGCATCCTCTTTGCGACCATGGCTGTGCAAACTGGCTTCAGCTTCCTACAGATTTTCTCCATCAACTGGGAGATGTTTACTGTGTTATTTGTCATCGTGGGCATGGGACAGATCTCCAACTATGTGGTGGCCTTCATTCTAG GAACTGAAATTCTTGGCAAGTCAGTTCGTATTATATTCTCTACGTTAGGAGTGTGCACATTTTTTGCAGTTGGCTACATGCTGCTGCCACTGTTTGCTTACTTCATCAGAGACTGGCGGATGCTGCTGCTGGCGCTGACGGTGCCGGGGGTGCTGTGCATCCCCCTGTGGTG GTTTATTCCTGAATCTCCCCGGTGGTTGATATCCCAGAGAAGATTTATAGAGGCTGAAAATATCATCCAAAAAGCtgcaaaaatgaacaacaaagCGGCCCCGGTGGTGATTTTTGATCCTATGGAG cTACAGGAACTAAAACTCCCAAGCCAGCAGAAAATTCTCATTCTCAGCCTGTTCAGGACTCGGAATATTGCCACAATTACCATTATGTCTTTGATGTTGTG GATGCTTACCTCAGTGGGTtactttgctctgtctctcaacgCTCCTAATTTACATGGAGATGCCTATTTGAACTGTTTCCTCTCTGCCTTGATTGAAGTTCCAGCCTACATTACAGCCTGGCTCCTGTTGCAAACCCTGCCCAGACGCTATATCATAGCTGGAGTACTGTTCTTGGGAGGAGGTGTGCTTCTCTTAATTCAACTGGTACCTGAAG GTGCATACAACAGAGTTCTGCCCTACATCCTCATGGGCAGCCTGACTGTCTTGATTGGAATCATCACCCTCTTTCTCCCTGAAAGTTTTGGAGTAACTCTACCAGAGACCTTAGAGCAGATGCAGAAAGTGAAAGG GTTCAGACTTAGGAAAAACACAAGAGAttcaacagagaaagaagaaaatcccaaaGTTCTCATAACTTCATTCTGA
- the SLC22A4 gene encoding solute carrier family 22 member 4 isoform X1, with amino-acid sequence MRDYDEVTAFLGEWGPFQRLIFFLLSASIIPNGFNGMSVVFLAATPEHRCRVPDTANLSSAWRNHSIPLRLQDGREVPHSCRRYRLAAIANFSALGLEPGRDVDLEQLEQESCLDGWEFSQDIYLSTIVTEWSLVCEDDWKTPLTSSLFFLGVLFGSFVSGQLSDRFGRKSILFATMAVQTGFSFLQIFSINWEMFTVLFVIVGMGQISNYVVAFILGTEILGKSVRIIFSTLGVCTFFAVGYMLLPLFAYFIRDWRMLLLALTVPGVLCIPLWWFIPESPRWLISQRRFIEAENIIQKAAKMNNKAAPVVIFDPMELQELKLPSQQKILILSLFRTRNIATITIMSLMLWMLTSVGYFALSLNAPNLHGDAYLNCFLSALIEVPAYITAWLLLQTLPRRYIIAGVLFLGGGVLLLIQLVPEDYNFLSIGLAMLGKFGITSAFSMLYVFTAELYPTLVRNMAVGVTSMASRVGSIIAPYFVYLGAYNRVLPYILMGSLTVLIGIITLFLPESFGVTLPETLEQMQKVKGFRLRKNTRDSTEKEENPKVLITSF; translated from the exons ATGCGGGACTACGACGAGGTGACGGCCTTCCTGGGCGAGTGGGGGCCCTTCCAGCGCCTCATCTTCTTCCTGCTCAGCGCCAGCATCATCCCCAACGGCTTCAATGGAATGTCAGTCGTGTTCCTGGCCGCCACCCCGGAGCACCGCTGCCGGGTGCCCGACACCGCGAACCTGAGCAGCGCGTGGCGCAACCACAGTATCCCGCTGCGGCTGCAGGACGGTCGTGAGGTGCCTCACAGCTGCCGGCGCTACCGGCTGGCGGCGATCGCCAACTTCTCGGCACTGGGGCTGGAGCCGGGGCGCGATGTGGATCTGGAGCAACTGGAGCAGGAGAGCTGCCTGGATGGCTGGGAGTTCAGCCAGGACATCTACCTGTCCACCATCGTGACTGAG TGGAGTCTAGTGTGTGAAGATGACTGGAAGAcgcccctcacctcctccctgttCTTCCTGGGTGTGCTCTTTGGCTCCTTCGTGTCCGGGCAGCTATCAGACAG GTTTGGCAGGAAGAGCATCCTCTTTGCGACCATGGCTGTGCAAACTGGCTTCAGCTTCCTACAGATTTTCTCCATCAACTGGGAGATGTTTACTGTGTTATTTGTCATCGTGGGCATGGGACAGATCTCCAACTATGTGGTGGCCTTCATTCTAG GAACTGAAATTCTTGGCAAGTCAGTTCGTATTATATTCTCTACGTTAGGAGTGTGCACATTTTTTGCAGTTGGCTACATGCTGCTGCCACTGTTTGCTTACTTCATCAGAGACTGGCGGATGCTGCTGCTGGCGCTGACGGTGCCGGGGGTGCTGTGCATCCCCCTGTGGTG GTTTATTCCTGAATCTCCCCGGTGGTTGATATCCCAGAGAAGATTTATAGAGGCTGAAAATATCATCCAAAAAGCtgcaaaaatgaacaacaaagCGGCCCCGGTGGTGATTTTTGATCCTATGGAG cTACAGGAACTAAAACTCCCAAGCCAGCAGAAAATTCTCATTCTCAGCCTGTTCAGGACTCGGAATATTGCCACAATTACCATTATGTCTTTGATGTTGTG GATGCTTACCTCAGTGGGTtactttgctctgtctctcaacgCTCCTAATTTACATGGAGATGCCTATTTGAACTGTTTCCTCTCTGCCTTGATTGAAGTTCCAGCCTACATTACAGCCTGGCTCCTGTTGCAAACCCTGCCCAGACGCTATATCATAGCTGGAGTACTGTTCTTGGGAGGAGGTGTGCTTCTCTTAATTCAACTGGTACCTGAAG ATTACAACTTCTTGTCCATTGGTCTGGCGATGTTAGGAAAGTTCGGAATTACTTCTGCTTTCTCCATGCTGTATGTCTTCACTGCAGAGCTTTACCCCACCCTGGTCAGGAATATGGCTGTGGGGGTTACATCCATGGCCTCCAGAGTGGGCAGCATCATTGCTCCCTACTTTGTTTACCTCG GTGCATACAACAGAGTTCTGCCCTACATCCTCATGGGCAGCCTGACTGTCTTGATTGGAATCATCACCCTCTTTCTCCCTGAAAGTTTTGGAGTAACTCTACCAGAGACCTTAGAGCAGATGCAGAAAGTGAAAGG GTTCAGACTTAGGAAAAACACAAGAGAttcaacagagaaagaagaaaatcccaaaGTTCTCATAACTTCATTCTGA